In one Drosophila albomicans strain 15112-1751.03 chromosome X, ASM965048v2, whole genome shotgun sequence genomic region, the following are encoded:
- the LOC117578003 gene encoding golgin subfamily A member 2-like, with the protein MPKVKLQKEVKQPQPYPPQMRRGDNGNGITKMATNNNDKQERQKSMVAKDDPSSNENVLIYYLKQHKLSIESAKKDSNEMAEQFYKMKMTVAECNQENAKLKNVVAEMEQQAEQLKMNYAKVTEEKQNLKHSYDKFNAMFTSFETDYDERFANMNLDLNRLKSDLSASQKRNEILLTQLKEEEKSQEMIAKLGEELGQKDAQLAVTEMKLAQLQQENMQMQTNFEVKQIELERYHENELQEKDVELSGLKGELQQLTENYAAKIKDGAQCEQKVAELEMKLKESANLTMEMEQKHAQAGASYIKRQQELEQETMEITDRLRAQIQQKQAEISSLELGVQQMKANFHRQVAENDRYVAELSLTKQSLKEAETRHFEQQKHNNEVSRETLLTVERFESEAKVKDAKIDELLAFIEDVTKEFKSKEKNYEEDIAALKTNITELKANNHQENEALQNDLKICEHLMDERQEQFNQVELELLARIKKLSDEQTNSAKEFDNLKELHEKTTKEQQDKLKQQQDDLDAQKKNYINMEKSKNAIITELKYKISHVRQVFGQPVGSATILNCEQNKAKTNGTLELMVDNNMAITQQQQKQPVDVVEIDAASDDSISKIAAAIVASAPAAITTEPSTSSSTAPAASAKAAKSVRPRRQTKRRTFKLLNDSEFNSDSDDDDVGLWKPKSKKTVAKKKFTDEDVPITNVFDYVKNI; encoded by the exons ATGCCGAAAgtgaaattgcaaaaagaaGTAAAACAGCCGCAGCCTTATCCGCCGCAGATGCGTCGTGGAGACAACGGGAATGGTATAACAAAAATGgcgaccaacaacaacgataaacAGGAGAGGCAGAAATCAATGGTTGCAAAAGACGATCCAAGCAGCAACGAAAATGTGCTTATTTACTATTTGAAGCAACACAAGCTATCGATAGAGTCGGCAAAAAAAGATTCGAACGAAATGGCcgaacaattttataaaatgaaaatgacgGTGGCCGAGTGCAACCAAGAAAACGCTAAATTAAAGAATGT tGTGGCGGAAATGGAGCAACAAGCTGAGCAGCTAAAGATGAATTATGCTAAAGTTACTGAAGAAAAGCAGAATCTAAAGCACAGCTATGATAAATTCAATGCGATGTTCACTTCATTCGAAACCGACTACGATGAACGCTTCGCCAACATGAATCTCGACTTGAACAGGCTTAAAAGCGATCTTTCGGCAAGTCAAAAACGCAATGAGATCTTGTTGACTCAG CTGAAAGAGGAGGAAAAGAGTCAAGAAATGATTGCTAAATTAGGAGAAGAGCTTGGCCAGAAGGATGCCCAATTGGCTGTAACTGAGATGAAACTGGCGCAACTTCAGCAGGAAAACATGCagatgcaaacaaattttgaggTGAAACAAATAGAGCTGGAACGTTACCATGAAAACGAGCTGCAGGAGAAAGAC GTTGAGCTATCAGGATTAAAAGGCGAATTGCAGCAGCTAACGGAAAACTATGCTGCAAAGATCAAGGACGGTGCACAATGCGAACAAAAAGTAGCCGAACTAGAAATGAAGTTGAAGGAGAGTGCCAATTTAACTATGGAAATGGAACAAAAACATGCCCAGGCTGGGGCAAGTTATATAAAAAGGCAGCAAGAACTTGAGCAAGAAACAATGGAAATCACAGATAGATTGAGGGCACAGATTCAGCAGAAACAG gCAGAAATATCTTCGCTGGAGTTGGGCGTGCAACAAATGAAAGCCAACTTTCATCGCCAAGTTGCTGAGAATGATCGTTATGTGGCTGAGCTGAGTCTGACAAAGCAAAGTTTGAAAGAGGCCGAGACGCGTCATTTTGAGCAACAGAAACACAACAACGAGGTGTCCAGGGAGACGCTTTTGACAGTAGAACGATTTGAGAGCGAAGCGAAAGTTAAAGATGCCAAGATTGATGAGCTCTTAGCTTTCATTGAGGATGTGACTAAAGAATTCAAGAGCAAGGAAAAGAATTACGAAGAGGACATCGCAGCGCTTAAAACCAACATCACCGAACTAAAGGCAAATAATCACCAAGAAAATGAGGCACTACAAAATGACCTTAAAATATGCGAACATCTAATGGACGAGCGCCAGGAGCAGTTCAATCAAGTGGAGCTGGAGTTATTGGCACGCATCAAGAAGCTGAGTGATGAACAAACAAATTCGGCAAAAGAATTTGATAACTTAAAGGAACTTCACGAG aaaacaacaaaagaacaGCAGGATAAgctaaagcagcagcaagatgACTTGGATGCTCAAAAGAAGAATTACATCAACATGGAGAAGTCTAAAAAT GCAATTATAACGGAGCTTAAGTACAAGATTAGCCATGTGCGCCAAGTCTTTGGTCAGCCTGTTGGCAGCGCCACAATCCTCAATTGCGAGCAGAACAAAGCCAAGACCAATGGCACACTCGAGTTGATGGTCGATAATAATATGGCTATaacccagcaacagcagaagcagcctGTTGATGTCGTGGAAATTGATGCCGCGTCGGACGACagtatttcaaaaattgcagcagcaatcgTAGCATCCGCTCCAGCAGCAATTACTACAGAgccatcaacatcatcatcaacggCACCAGCTGCATCTGCAAAAGCTGCAAAATCAGTCAGACCTCGTAGACAAACTAAGCGCAGaacttttaaacttttaaatgaTTCAGAATTCAACTCAGATTCCGATGACGACGATGTGGGATTGTGGAAgccaaaatcgaaaaaaacg GTCGCAAAGAAGAAGTTTACTGATGAAGACGTGCCGATAACTAACGTATTCGATTACGTTAAGAATATCTAA